From the genome of Papaver somniferum cultivar HN1 chromosome 2, ASM357369v1, whole genome shotgun sequence, one region includes:
- the LOC113346717 gene encoding probable LRR receptor-like serine/threonine-protein kinase At4g37250 yields the protein MGLSRSEDNLHNHGWMISLLLVLVMSTSAFGLNTDGVLLLSFKYSVLSDPLMVLQSWNYGDQNPCSWNGVRCSEFRNPDASPSDVNRVVSLILPNNQLLGSISADLGMIEHLQQLDLSNNFLNGSLPASIFNASELKLLSLSNNELSGRLPEFVDGLKRLETLNLSDNALSGPVPQNLVSLENLTVLSLSKNYLSGVVPNGFQKLEVLDLSSNLMNSSLPLNFRGDNLKYLNLSYNRLSGEIPLDFASLIPDNATVDISFNNLTGEVPESLTQQANSLNGNPDLCGKAVKIPCKILSTPSIPPNVSTNSTPPAIAAIPKNFDSSPGSPAREKNGLRPGAIIGIVVGDLAGICILFLVFLYVYRLKKKKRVNSAGITEKKEDQKEKISEERSLSMNSSLRNTCFCLGNKGVNDDEESSSSEISDSDSDNEQVSKMGSDQNRKQQEENQKKNGSLITVDGETELELETLLKASAYILGTTGTSIVYKAVLEDGTTLAVRRIGETGVERFRDFENQVRGIAKLRHPNLVRIRAFYWGADEKLVIYDHVLNGNLSNITYKRGGSSPYHLPWEVRLKIARGVARGLAYLHEKKHVHGNLKPTNILLGPDMDPKISDFGLGKLMWGDCSSKAGGSARIFGSKRLMMLREGQDYPIGASPSPSPSTSSMGGASPYHAPESLKNLKPNPKWDVYSFGIILLELLSGKIFSDTELAQWNTGFVLEERNRVLRMADMAIRADVEGKEDLLMSCFKLGFNCASLVLTKRPSMKEVQQVLDKIPSPSAASSSHQYYDH from the exons ATGGGTTTATCAAGAAGTGAAGATAATCTCCATAATCATGGATGGATGATTAGTTTGCTTTTAGTTCTTGTTATGAGTACAAGTGCATTTGGGTTAAATACAGATGGAGTTCTATTGCTTTCTTTCAAATACTCTGTTCTCAGTGATCCTTTGATGGTTTTACAAAGTTGGAATTATGGAGATCAAAATCCATGTTCCTGGAATGGAGTTCGTTGTTCTGAATTTCGAAATCCTGATGCTTCTCCTTCTGATGTTAATCGTGTAGTAAGTCTAATACTTCCGAACAATCAATTACTTGGTTCAATTTCAGCTGATTTGGGTATGATTGAACATCTTCAACAGCTTGATCTTTCAAATAATTTTCTTAACGGGTCTTTACCAGCTTCTATCTTCAATGCTTCTGAACTCAAATTACTTTCTTTATCTAACAATGAGCTTTCTGGTCGATTGCCAGAGTTTGTTGACGGATTAAAAAGGCTCGAGACCTTAAACTTATCTGATAATGCTTTATCTGGTCCTGTTCCTCAAAATCTCGTTTCACTTGAAAATCTTACAGTCCTTTCTTTGAGTAAGAATTACTTATCTGGTGTTGTTCCTAATGGGTTTCAGAAACTCGAGGTTTTGGATTTATCATCTAATTTGATGAATAGTTCATTACCTTTAAATTTCAGAGGTGATAATTTAAAGTACTTGAATCTTTCGTATAATAGATTATCAGGTGAAATACCACTAGACTTTGCAAGTTTAATCCCTGATAATGCAACGGTTGATATTTCTTTCAATAATCTCACTGGAGAAGTTCCTGAATCTTTAACTCAACAAGCAAATTCACTCAATGGAAACCCGGATCTATGTGGAAAAGCAGTTAAAATACCATGTAAGATTCTTTCTACCCCTTCAATTCCACCAAATGTTTCAACAAATAGTACTCCTCCTGCAATTGCTGCTATCCCTAAAAACTTTGATTCATCTCCTGGTTCGCCGGCTAGAGAAAAAAACGGGTTAAGACCCGGAGCTATAATAGGTATTGTTGTTGGAGATTTGGCGGGAATTTGCATTTTATTCCTGGTTTTCTTATATGTgtaccggttgaagaagaagaagagagttaATAGTGCTGGAATTACAGAGAAGAAAGAAGATCAAAAAGAGAAAATCTCAGAAGAAAGATCTTTATCGATGAATTCATCCCTGAGAAACACATGTTTTTGTCTAGGAAATAAAGGTGTTAATGATGATGAGGAAAGTTCATCCTCAGAGATTTCTGATTCTGATTCCGATAATGAACAAGTATCAAAAATGGGTTCTGATCAAAACcgcaaacaacaagaagaaaaccaGAAGAAAAATGGGTCATTGATAACAGTCGATGGAGAAACAGAACTAGAATTAGAAACGTTACTAAAAGCGTCAGCATACATATTAGGAACAACTGGTACAAGTATTGTTTATAAAGCTGTTCTTGAAGACGGAACAACACTTGCTGTTAGAAGAATTGGTGAAACTGGTGTTGAAAGATTTCGTGATTTTGAAAATCAAGTCCGTGGGATTGCGAAATTACGTCATCCGAATTTAGTCCGTATTCGTGCTTTCTATTGGGGTGCTGATGAAAAGCTTGTCATCTATGATCATGTTCTTAATGGCAATCTCTCCAACATTACTTACA AAAGAGGAGGATCATCACCATATCATTTACCATGGGAAGTAAGGCTTAAGATAGCAAGAGGAGTAGCTCGAGGATTAGCTTATCTCCATGAGAAGAAACATGTACATGGTAATCTCAAACCAACTAACATTCTCTTGGGTCCTGACATGGACCCAAAAATCAGTGATTTCGGGCTAGGAAAGCTTATGTGGGGAGATTGTAGTTCCAAAGCAGGTGGTTCAGCTCGTATTTTTGGTAGTAAGAGGTTAATGATGTTACGAGAGGGTCAAGATTATCCAATCGGTGCTAGCCCGAGTCCAAGTCCTAGTACTAGTTCCATGGGTGGTGCATCTCCTTACCATGCACCTGAATCACTTAAAAACTTAAAACCAAACCCCAAATGGGATGTGTATTCGTTCGGGATCATTTTGCTTGAGTTATTGAGTGGGAAAATATTTTCTGACACTGAGTTAGCTCAATGGAACACTGGATTTGTGTTGGAAGAAAGAAACAGGGTTTTGAGAATGGCTGATATGGCTATCAGAGCTGATGTGGAAGGCAAAGAGGATTTATTGATGAGTTGTTTTAAATTAGGATTTAACTGCGCCTCTCTGGTTCTAACAAAAAGACCATCCATGAAAGAAGTACAACAAGTTCTTGACAAGATCCCATCACCATCAGCTGCTAGTTCCTCACATCAGTATTATGATCACTAA